A genomic stretch from Sulfuriferula thiophila includes:
- the rplT gene encoding 50S ribosomal protein L20 — translation MPRVKRGVTARARHKKIIVQAKGYRGRRKNVYRVAKQAVMKAGQYAYRDRRQRKRQFRSLWIARINAAARQCGMRYSVFMNGLKKAEIVLDRKVLADLAVFDKPAFALLAEQAKAKLAS, via the coding sequence ATGCCAAGAGTAAAACGTGGTGTCACCGCGCGTGCGCGTCATAAAAAGATCATTGTTCAAGCCAAAGGCTACCGTGGTCGTCGTAAGAACGTTTACCGTGTAGCTAAGCAAGCGGTAATGAAAGCGGGTCAGTATGCTTACCGCGATCGTCGTCAGCGGAAGCGTCAATTCCGTTCATTGTGGATTGCGCGTATCAATGCGGCTGCACGTCAGTGCGGTATGCGTTACAGCGTATTCATGAATGGTCTGAAAAAAGCTGAAATCGTGCTGGATCGTAAGGTGTTGGCTGATTTGGCTGTGTTTGACAAACCTGCATTTGCATTATTGGCTGAACAGGCTAAAGCAAAACTGGCTAGTTAA
- the avs4 gene encoding AVAST type 4 anti-phage nuclease Avs4: MQTREMIVEVNWGNFRAKFNGREPKAFEWLCSLLFYKEHGQLTGMMRYFNQPGVEAEPVIVGAEVIGFQAKFIDTDLSTYKPILVKAIDTAKSQHPTLTQLYFYVNVDFGRSTKPSIKDPAYKTEIEEHAKVKGVTITWKTANFFETPFVCETNANIASHFFSLGASVINFVQEITRHTEAVLEPIRSVIVVEGKSIKIDRRSLVARLKDTLSKSSLVIVSGEAGVGKTAIVKDLYDEVRDTTPFFVFKATEFNVSHVNQLFKDYGAFTFSDFLREHEEFTEKFVVIDSAEKLSDLDRPEVFQEFLSTLRCGRWKVIFTTRMSYLDDLKYAFIELYNAPFEPLNISGLTQDELVQLSVANEFSLPENERLRKFLQNSFYLNEYLHIDVKGNQNTNYVEFREAIWNRQITHSSYQKGNIHRKREECFLEIAYKRAASGHFFVMIEGHDEALRQLETDEIIKFDSSAGGYFITHDIYEEWALERTIERSFRNMSDCELFYKEIGDALAIRRAFRGWLSEKLCTNDGDAARLIEATVCNDAISGHWRDETVVAALLSNYSDAFILYFEQKLLELPPRSVEQGHASTGSTFSKGYLYEKNLLHRILFLIRIACKEVDQALLSALENLDEAQIGFSSIITKPKGSGWSSVIEFLNRNKEKIGQLYMHVVLPMLDDWNRYNKEGKTTKAATEIALYYLDDLTKDGEFPYRSRSEVGEQLIRVILAGSVEVKEQLGEIFRGVIVRKEVSHRSRYHELVTAALSSIDKSAIVAESLPKEIIGLASVTWLYIPPERDDWGSSYRSDIEQYFDLAPDHHDYYPASAFQTPILRLLQVAPKETVDFIVAFTNKSIEYFAKTDLGQHEVEEVDVYLTPSKPPLKQYISYRLWMIYRGGQPAPTLLESIHMALEKWLLAAAKQASAEVIENWCLYLIKNSRSASITAVVASVVLAESSKLFNVALVLFRTRDFFSFDLARMQFDMTARSLYSIGHDPAGLFMNERLGTCDDVHRRLSLENLALQYQLFRSGTEGEELANCRQEAVWAILDEHYARLPDHAAETEGDKSWRLCLARMDRRKMNISSETKDDGVFITFNPEIDSDLKKHSEEVQARIAEESQYIPLNLWASYRWQMNAGDYSKYLQYENDYKRVITDMKAVCEGLGSDESEGQRFRLFYRSIPPVACAVLLRDFADKLDSAELEFCRDVLLDYATLPLRCPYEYQVGDGLEAAINSLPLLLHIFPACRDEVKGILLLTLLDRNHVGMNQRFADHAISAILNTLWKTNPQDANALFLGYLLLQPVFEKLCETILREKREKGTYEFHHFTAIQRFAAEHEHEIGQVFRNELTPDQLSPSADENIDALVTAFLLLPLGTTDVYHKAFVIELTLIVAKRAKRHDRHDDERFEFDTRHRFLQKFAHFVLSADRADTEAYVQPLVDNFKTIDYTEEIFQEFVSAEDKLNKYDVFWEVWELFYPCILALYQRNAYFHSSSTVHNYLLAWPYWKKCAKDWHSLKDREKGFFQRVARDIGSHPTVLYSLAKLLNQIGSGFALDGIFWVSGILERGVNLADEKLETNTIYYLENLVRGFVLRNRHKVRTTMQIKTAVLVILNFLIEQGSVTAYLVREDVL; this comes from the coding sequence GTGCAGACACGCGAAATGATTGTGGAGGTGAATTGGGGTAATTTCAGGGCAAAATTCAATGGGCGAGAGCCGAAGGCTTTCGAATGGTTGTGCTCGTTGCTCTTCTACAAGGAGCACGGCCAACTGACTGGCATGATGAGGTACTTCAATCAACCAGGTGTCGAAGCTGAACCCGTGATCGTCGGGGCCGAAGTGATCGGATTTCAAGCGAAGTTCATCGACACCGACCTCTCGACCTATAAACCCATACTCGTCAAGGCCATCGATACGGCGAAGAGCCAACATCCGACGCTCACGCAACTCTACTTCTACGTGAACGTCGACTTCGGAAGAAGCACAAAGCCTAGCATCAAAGATCCGGCGTACAAGACCGAAATTGAAGAACATGCCAAAGTGAAAGGTGTCACGATCACGTGGAAGACGGCGAACTTCTTCGAGACACCATTCGTTTGTGAGACAAACGCCAATATCGCGAGCCATTTTTTCTCGCTTGGCGCTAGTGTCATCAATTTTGTCCAAGAGATTACGCGCCACACGGAGGCAGTTCTTGAGCCCATCCGCTCGGTGATCGTAGTCGAAGGGAAGTCCATCAAGATTGACAGGCGGTCACTAGTTGCGCGCCTAAAGGATACGCTGTCGAAATCATCGCTGGTGATCGTCAGCGGAGAAGCCGGTGTTGGAAAAACGGCAATTGTTAAAGACCTCTACGACGAGGTAAGGGACACGACTCCATTCTTCGTGTTCAAAGCGACAGAATTCAACGTCTCGCACGTCAACCAACTTTTCAAAGACTATGGTGCGTTCACCTTTTCGGACTTCCTACGTGAACATGAAGAGTTCACCGAGAAATTCGTGGTCATCGATTCGGCCGAGAAACTATCCGATCTTGATCGGCCGGAAGTGTTTCAAGAGTTCTTGTCGACGCTACGCTGCGGTAGATGGAAGGTCATCTTTACGACTCGCATGAGCTACCTTGATGATCTCAAGTACGCGTTCATTGAGCTTTACAACGCCCCGTTCGAACCGCTCAACATCTCTGGGCTCACGCAGGATGAGTTAGTCCAGCTCTCCGTAGCGAACGAGTTTTCGTTGCCAGAAAACGAGCGGCTGCGTAAGTTCCTCCAAAATTCGTTCTATCTGAACGAATACCTACACATCGACGTGAAGGGTAACCAAAACACAAATTACGTGGAATTTCGAGAGGCCATTTGGAATCGTCAGATCACGCACTCTTCATACCAAAAAGGCAATATTCACCGGAAACGTGAAGAGTGCTTTCTTGAAATCGCTTACAAGCGAGCCGCGTCGGGTCACTTCTTTGTAATGATCGAGGGACACGACGAGGCGCTTCGACAGCTTGAAACCGACGAGATCATCAAGTTCGATTCAAGTGCTGGAGGCTACTTCATCACCCATGATATCTACGAGGAGTGGGCGCTTGAGCGGACAATCGAGCGGTCATTCCGAAACATGTCGGATTGCGAACTCTTTTACAAAGAGATCGGCGACGCCTTGGCGATCCGTCGAGCGTTTCGAGGCTGGCTCTCTGAGAAGCTCTGCACCAATGACGGGGATGCGGCGAGACTCATTGAAGCCACAGTATGCAATGATGCGATATCGGGCCACTGGAGAGATGAGACTGTCGTTGCCGCCCTGCTTTCCAACTATTCCGATGCGTTCATCCTGTATTTCGAGCAGAAACTACTGGAGCTGCCGCCAAGGAGCGTCGAGCAAGGGCATGCCTCCACTGGCTCCACCTTTTCGAAGGGTTACTTATATGAAAAAAATCTGCTCCACCGAATTCTTTTTCTGATCCGCATTGCTTGCAAAGAGGTGGATCAAGCGCTGTTGAGCGCATTGGAGAACCTGGACGAGGCGCAGATTGGCTTTTCATCGATCATAACTAAACCTAAGGGCTCCGGCTGGAGCAGTGTTATCGAATTTCTGAACCGCAACAAGGAGAAGATCGGACAGCTCTACATGCATGTCGTCCTGCCTATGCTCGACGACTGGAATCGGTACAACAAAGAGGGCAAGACCACAAAGGCGGCGACCGAGATCGCGTTGTACTACCTCGACGACCTCACGAAGGATGGCGAGTTCCCGTATAGGTCGAGGAGTGAGGTGGGCGAACAGCTTATCCGAGTTATTCTCGCTGGTTCCGTGGAAGTGAAGGAACAACTCGGGGAGATATTCAGAGGCGTGATCGTGCGTAAGGAAGTCTCACACCGCAGTCGCTACCACGAACTCGTTACGGCTGCACTGTCGTCGATCGATAAGAGCGCGATTGTTGCCGAGAGTCTCCCGAAGGAAATTATCGGCCTAGCGAGTGTAACTTGGCTCTATATACCGCCAGAGCGAGACGACTGGGGTTCCAGCTACCGAAGCGATATTGAACAATACTTCGATCTGGCCCCTGACCACCACGACTATTACCCCGCGAGCGCCTTTCAGACGCCGATACTGCGATTGTTACAGGTGGCACCGAAGGAGACAGTGGACTTCATTGTCGCGTTCACCAATAAGTCAATCGAATATTTTGCTAAGACTGATTTGGGACAACACGAAGTAGAGGAAGTCGACGTCTACCTGACGCCTTCCAAACCACCGCTTAAGCAGTACATATCGTACAGGCTCTGGATGATATATCGTGGCGGGCAGCCGGCGCCAACGCTCCTCGAGTCGATCCACATGGCACTTGAAAAGTGGCTCCTTGCTGCAGCCAAGCAGGCTTCAGCGGAAGTGATCGAGAACTGGTGCCTGTATCTCATAAAAAACTCACGCTCCGCTTCGATCACGGCGGTCGTTGCGAGTGTCGTGCTTGCTGAGTCCTCTAAACTGTTCAACGTCGCGCTGGTGCTATTTCGAACCAGAGACTTCTTTTCTTTTGACCTCGCGCGCATGCAGTTCGACATGACCGCACGAAGCCTATATTCGATCGGTCATGATCCTGCTGGGCTATTTATGAACGAGCGGCTTGGAACCTGCGACGATGTGCACCGTCGCCTGTCGCTCGAAAACCTCGCCTTGCAGTACCAACTGTTCCGAAGCGGGACCGAGGGCGAAGAGTTAGCCAATTGTCGACAAGAGGCTGTATGGGCGATACTGGACGAACATTATGCTCGGTTGCCCGACCATGCTGCTGAGACGGAGGGCGACAAGTCTTGGCGGCTATGCCTCGCACGTATGGATCGTCGAAAGATGAATATCTCGTCCGAGACGAAGGATGATGGCGTTTTCATAACCTTCAATCCAGAGATTGATTCGGATCTAAAGAAGCACAGCGAGGAAGTCCAAGCGAGAATTGCAGAGGAGAGTCAATACATCCCGCTCAATCTATGGGCGAGCTATAGATGGCAAATGAATGCGGGTGATTATTCGAAATATTTGCAGTACGAAAACGACTATAAACGGGTTATAACCGATATGAAGGCCGTTTGCGAGGGACTGGGATCCGATGAGTCAGAGGGTCAACGCTTTAGGTTATTCTATCGCTCCATACCTCCAGTAGCGTGTGCCGTCCTCTTGCGCGACTTTGCAGACAAACTCGACTCCGCTGAGCTGGAGTTTTGCAGGGATGTCCTGCTGGACTATGCAACGCTACCGCTTAGATGCCCCTACGAATATCAGGTCGGAGACGGTCTCGAAGCTGCCATCAACTCGTTGCCGCTGTTACTTCATATCTTTCCAGCGTGTCGAGACGAGGTAAAGGGCATATTGCTACTTACTCTCTTGGATCGCAACCATGTGGGAATGAATCAACGCTTTGCTGATCATGCCATATCGGCAATCCTGAATACACTTTGGAAGACAAATCCGCAAGACGCAAACGCCTTATTCCTCGGATACCTGCTCCTTCAGCCCGTATTCGAGAAGCTCTGCGAGACGATCTTGCGCGAAAAAAGAGAGAAAGGAACCTACGAGTTCCATCATTTCACAGCGATTCAGCGTTTTGCGGCGGAACACGAGCACGAAATCGGCCAAGTCTTCCGCAACGAGCTAACGCCTGACCAGTTATCGCCGTCCGCGGACGAAAACATTGACGCACTCGTCACCGCATTTTTGCTTCTCCCATTGGGAACGACCGATGTGTACCACAAAGCATTCGTTATCGAATTGACCTTGATCGTGGCGAAGAGAGCAAAACGCCATGACCGTCATGATGATGAGCGATTCGAATTCGATACTCGTCACCGTTTCCTGCAGAAGTTCGCTCACTTCGTACTAAGTGCAGACAGGGCAGATACCGAAGCCTATGTTCAACCGCTTGTCGACAATTTCAAGACTATAGATTACACGGAAGAGATTTTTCAGGAGTTTGTGAGCGCAGAAGATAAGCTTAACAAGTACGATGTGTTCTGGGAGGTTTGGGAGCTGTTCTATCCGTGTATCCTCGCACTGTACCAGCGAAATGCGTATTTTCATTCGTCGAGCACCGTACACAATTACTTGCTCGCTTGGCCGTACTGGAAGAAGTGCGCTAAGGATTGGCATTCGCTCAAGGACCGCGAAAAGGGCTTCTTCCAACGAGTCGCCCGCGATATTGGTAGTCATCCTACAGTCCTGTACTCATTGGCGAAACTGCTCAACCAAATTGGCTCGGGGTTTGCATTGGATGGAATATTCTGGGTGAGCGGGATTCTCGAAAGAGGAGTCAATCTTGCAGACGAAAAGCTTGAAACGAACACGATCTACTACTTAGAGAACCTTGTGCGCGGCTTCGTTCTACGTAATCGGCACAAGGTGCGGACGACGATGCAGATCAAAACGGCAGTTCTGGTCATTCTCAACTTCCTAATCGAGCAAGGTTCAGTCACAGCCTATCTCGTTCGTGAAGACGTGCTCTAA
- the thrS gene encoding threonine--tRNA ligase, which yields MLHITLPDGSVREFAQPVTVADVAASIGAGLAKAALAGRVDGHLVDTSYLISADAQLAIVTDKDADGLDVIRHSTAHLLAYAVKALYPDAQVTIGPVIEDGFYYDFSYKRPFTPDDLLAIEKKMAELAKRDIAVTRQVLPRDEAVTYFKGLGEHYKAELIESIPAGDDVSLYTEGEFTDLCRGPHVPSTGKLKHFKLMKLAGAYWRGDHRNEMLQRIYGTAWTRKEDLEAYLHRLEEADKRDHRKLAKQLDLFHMQDEAPGMVFWHPNGWVIWQQIEQYMREQFRDYGYQEIRTPTVMDRNMWEKSGHWENYRDNMFTTASENREYAVKPMNCPGHVQVFNHGLHSYRDLPMRLAEFGSCHRNEPSGSLHGLMRVRGFTQDDAHIFCTEAQIESEVADFIVMLQKVYADFGFNEMLVKLSTRPLKRVGSDESWDKAEAALAAALTQNRLDYDLQPGEGAFYGPKIEFTLKDSLGRLWQCGTIQLDFNLPVRLDAKFVDEDNTRKPPVMLHRAILGSMERFIGILIEHHAGVFPLWLAPVHIVVLNITDNQAEYAQKIHAELRAAGIYATLDLRNEKITYKIREHSLQKLPYQLIVGDKEMAAGVVTVRARNGADLGQMTVEALIAKMKTEIAQRKPSEG from the coding sequence ATGCTTCATATCACTTTGCCAGATGGTTCGGTTCGTGAGTTTGCCCAGCCGGTTACCGTAGCTGACGTAGCTGCGTCGATTGGTGCGGGGTTGGCAAAAGCGGCATTGGCCGGTCGTGTTGATGGTCACTTGGTCGATACCAGCTATTTGATCAGCGCAGATGCGCAGCTGGCAATCGTGACTGACAAGGATGCAGATGGTCTGGATGTGATCCGGCATTCAACCGCGCATTTGCTGGCGTACGCGGTGAAAGCGTTGTATCCGGATGCGCAGGTCACCATCGGGCCGGTGATTGAAGATGGTTTTTACTACGATTTTTCCTATAAGCGCCCATTCACGCCGGATGATTTGCTGGCTATCGAGAAAAAAATGGCAGAGCTGGCCAAGCGCGATATCGCGGTAACCCGTCAGGTATTGCCACGCGATGAGGCTGTGACGTATTTCAAAGGTCTGGGTGAGCATTACAAGGCTGAGCTGATCGAGTCTATTCCGGCGGGTGACGATGTGTCGCTGTATACCGAGGGTGAATTTACCGATCTGTGTCGCGGCCCGCACGTACCGTCAACCGGCAAGCTCAAGCATTTCAAATTGATGAAGCTGGCGGGTGCTTACTGGCGTGGCGATCACCGCAACGAAATGTTGCAGCGTATTTACGGTACGGCCTGGACCAGGAAGGAAGACCTGGAAGCGTATCTGCATCGTCTGGAAGAGGCGGACAAGCGCGACCACCGCAAGCTCGCGAAACAGCTGGATCTGTTCCATATGCAGGATGAAGCGCCCGGCATGGTGTTCTGGCACCCTAACGGCTGGGTGATCTGGCAGCAGATCGAGCAGTATATGCGTGAGCAGTTCCGTGATTATGGATATCAGGAAATCCGTACGCCGACGGTGATGGATCGCAATATGTGGGAGAAATCCGGTCACTGGGAAAACTATCGCGACAACATGTTCACCACGGCTTCAGAGAATCGTGAGTATGCAGTCAAGCCGATGAACTGCCCGGGTCATGTGCAAGTGTTTAACCATGGTCTGCATAGTTATCGCGATTTGCCGATGCGTCTGGCCGAGTTTGGTTCTTGTCACAGAAATGAGCCGTCCGGTTCGTTGCACGGCTTGATGCGGGTGCGTGGTTTTACTCAGGATGATGCGCATATTTTCTGTACCGAAGCGCAAATCGAGTCGGAAGTGGCTGATTTCATAGTCATGCTGCAAAAGGTATATGCAGATTTTGGTTTCAATGAAATGCTGGTCAAGCTGTCTACCCGTCCGCTAAAGCGCGTCGGCTCCGACGAGTCATGGGATAAGGCGGAAGCTGCGCTGGCGGCTGCGCTGACGCAGAACCGGCTGGATTATGATTTGCAGCCAGGTGAAGGTGCGTTCTATGGCCCTAAAATCGAATTTACGTTGAAAGACAGTCTTGGTCGTTTGTGGCAATGCGGTACTATCCAGCTGGATTTCAATCTGCCGGTACGGCTTGATGCCAAATTTGTGGATGAAGATAATACCCGCAAGCCACCTGTGATGTTGCATCGCGCGATTCTGGGTTCGATGGAGCGTTTCATCGGTATCCTGATCGAACATCATGCGGGTGTGTTCCCATTATGGCTCGCGCCAGTGCATATAGTCGTATTGAACATTACCGATAATCAGGCCGAATACGCGCAAAAAATTCATGCGGAATTACGTGCGGCAGGAATTTATGCGACGTTGGACTTGAGGAATGAGAAAATAACCTATAAAATTCGGGAACATAGTTTACAAAAGTTGCCTTATCAGCTCATTGTTGGTGATAAAGAAATGGCGGCAGGCGTGGTTACGGTGCGAGCACGAAATGGTGCAGACCTCGGCCAGATGACTGTTGAAGCCCTTATTGCCAAGATGAAAACTGAAATAGCCCAGCGTAAACCAAGCGAGGGGTGA
- the infC gene encoding translation initiation factor IF-3 codes for MAQDKETRINGEITGSEIRLIGVDGEPLGIFTAAQALKMAEEAEVDLVEIAPQANPPVSRLMDYGKFKYQQSKRQHEAKLKQKQIQVKEIKFRPGTDEGDYQIKLRNLIKFLEEGDKAKVTLRFRGREMAHQEIGLAQLKRVEADLAEHAVVEQFPKMEGRQMVMMLAPKRK; via the coding sequence ATCGCTCAGGATAAAGAAACGCGAATCAACGGCGAAATTACCGGATCAGAGATTCGTTTGATAGGGGTTGACGGCGAGCCGTTAGGTATTTTTACAGCGGCACAAGCGTTAAAAATGGCTGAAGAAGCCGAGGTTGATCTGGTTGAGATTGCACCGCAGGCAAATCCGCCGGTGTCTCGCCTGATGGATTACGGTAAATTCAAGTATCAGCAAAGCAAGCGTCAACATGAAGCCAAGCTGAAGCAGAAACAGATCCAGGTTAAGGAAATCAAGTTTCGTCCGGGTACCGATGAAGGTGATTACCAGATCAAACTGCGTAACCTGATCAAGTTTCTGGAAGAAGGCGATAAAGCCAAAGTAACCCTGCGTTTCCGTGGTCGTGAGATGGCGCACCAGGAGATTGGTCTGGCGCAATTGAAGCGCGTTGAAGCCGATTTGGCAGAGCATGCCGTTGTCGAGCAATTTCCAAAAATGGAAGGCCGGCAAATGGTTATGATGCTGGCACCGAAGCGCAAGTAA
- the ppa gene encoding inorganic diphosphatase, whose translation MSLNQVSAGKDLPNDFNVVIEIPMNGAPIKYEVDKESGAIFVDRFMSTAMHYPCNYGYIPQTLSDDGDPVDVLVITPFPLMPGVVVRCRTLGMLKMSDEAGFDAKLVAVPVEKLSGLYKSVQSVHDLPTITLAQIAHFFEHYKDLEPGKWVKVEDWTGVEEAKAEIMAGVARHNAPA comes from the coding sequence ATGAGCTTGAATCAGGTTTCGGCTGGTAAGGATTTACCCAATGATTTTAATGTGGTGATAGAAATCCCGATGAATGGCGCGCCCATTAAGTATGAAGTGGATAAGGAAAGCGGCGCGATTTTTGTGGATCGCTTCATGTCCACTGCGATGCATTATCCATGCAATTATGGCTATATTCCGCAAACCCTGTCGGATGACGGTGATCCTGTTGACGTTCTGGTAATTACGCCTTTTCCATTGATGCCGGGTGTGGTGGTGCGTTGCCGTACTTTGGGTATGCTGAAAATGAGTGATGAGGCTGGTTTTGATGCCAAGCTGGTAGCGGTGCCGGTTGAGAAGCTGAGCGGTCTGTATAAGTCGGTGCAGTCTGTGCATGATTTGCCTACAATCACGCTGGCGCAAATTGCGCATTTCTTTGAGCATTACAAAGATCTGGAACCTGGCAAGTGGGTTAAGGTCGAAGACTGGACGGGAGTAGAAGAGGCTAAAGCAGAAATCATGGCAGGTGTTGCGCGTCATAACGCGCCCGCATGA
- a CDS encoding YchJ family protein → MSVCPCGSGLALSACCGRYLAGTLAPTAESLMRSRYTAFTLLDEAYLLATWHASTRPLSLDLVRDDPRPQWLGLKVVRHQLQDATHATVEFVARQKIAGRAYRLHEISRFVLEDGRWFYVDGDVD, encoded by the coding sequence ATGTCGGTATGTCCATGTGGTTCCGGGTTGGCGTTATCGGCATGTTGCGGGCGTTATCTGGCGGGTACTCTTGCGCCGACAGCGGAGTCGTTAATGCGCTCGCGCTACACGGCTTTTACCTTGCTGGATGAAGCTTATTTGCTGGCGACCTGGCATGCATCGACACGACCATTAAGTCTGGATTTGGTGCGTGATGATCCGCGTCCGCAATGGCTGGGGCTGAAAGTTGTGCGCCACCAGTTGCAGGATGCAACCCATGCGACTGTGGAATTTGTGGCTCGGCAGAAAATTGCCGGGCGGGCATACCGATTGCATGAGATCAGCCGCTTTGTGCTGGAAGACGGGCGCTGGTTCTATGTGGATGGCGATGTCGATTAA
- the pheS gene encoding phenylalanine--tRNA ligase subunit alpha, with protein sequence MENLEQIVASAQAEFATVTQAAELEQIKARYLGKTGLMTEQMKQLGKLPAEQRPAAGSLINQAKEQIQIALEARRTALKEAELASRLAAETLDVTLPGRGMAMGGLHPVTRTLARIESIFRSIGFDVAQGPEIETDFYNFTALNIPENHPARAMHDTFYIDEQHVLRTHTSPVQVHYMENNAPPLKIIAPGRVYRVDSDATHSPMFHQVEGLWVDEDVSFANLKGVVQDFLQRFFERDDLKVRFRPSFFPFTEPSAEMDMSWGDGWLEIGGCGMVHPNVLGHVNIDSEKYLGFAFGLGVERLAMLRYGVDDLRLFFANDVRFLKQFN encoded by the coding sequence ATGGAAAATTTAGAGCAAATTGTTGCCAGTGCACAAGCCGAATTTGCCACGGTGACGCAAGCTGCTGAGTTAGAGCAGATCAAGGCGCGTTATTTGGGTAAAACCGGTTTGATGACCGAGCAAATGAAGCAATTGGGTAAATTGCCCGCCGAGCAGCGTCCGGCAGCGGGTAGCCTGATTAATCAGGCTAAGGAACAAATCCAGATCGCACTTGAGGCGCGCCGTACTGCGTTAAAAGAAGCTGAGCTGGCGTCAAGGCTGGCGGCTGAGACGCTGGATGTGACCTTGCCGGGACGCGGCATGGCGATGGGTGGCTTGCATCCGGTTACGCGTACGCTGGCGCGCATCGAATCCATATTTCGCTCTATCGGCTTTGACGTTGCACAAGGCCCGGAAATCGAAACGGATTTCTATAATTTTACCGCGCTGAACATTCCCGAAAATCACCCGGCACGTGCGATGCACGATACGTTTTATATCGATGAGCAGCATGTGTTACGCACCCATACCTCACCGGTGCAAGTGCACTACATGGAAAATAATGCGCCACCCCTCAAGATAATCGCACCTGGTCGCGTGTATCGCGTCGATTCGGATGCTACCCATTCTCCTATGTTCCATCAGGTAGAGGGGTTGTGGGTGGATGAGGATGTCAGCTTCGCGAATCTGAAGGGTGTCGTGCAGGATTTCTTGCAACGCTTCTTTGAACGTGATGATTTGAAAGTGCGCTTCCGTCCTTCGTTTTTCCCGTTCACTGAGCCTTCCGCAGAAATGGATATGAGCTGGGGCGATGGCTGGCTGGAGATTGGCGGTTGTGGCATGGTGCATCCTAATGTGCTTGGTCACGTCAATATTGATAGCGAAAAATACTTGGGCTTTGCTTTCGGTCTTGGCGTCGAACGCCTGGCGATGCTGCGCTACGGAGTCGATGATTTGCGCTTGTTCTTCGCCAATGATGTGCGGTTTTTGAAGCAGTTTAATTGA
- the rpmI gene encoding 50S ribosomal protein L35 has protein sequence MPKMKTKSGAAKRFKALANGGIKRGQAFKRHILTKKTTKNKRQLRGTLMVDATNMRSVRAMLPYA, from the coding sequence ATGCCAAAGATGAAAACTAAGTCGGGTGCGGCAAAACGCTTCAAAGCGTTAGCTAACGGCGGTATTAAGCGCGGTCAAGCGTTTAAGCGCCACATCCTTACCAAGAAAACCACCAAGAACAAGCGTCAATTGCGTGGCACGCTGATGGTTGATGCAACCAACATGCGTTCTGTGCGCGCCATGTTGCCCTACGCATAA
- a CDS encoding formylglycine-generating enzyme family protein, translated as MRCLFFGCEDGVNEVVIQSGNVDAAHVYVHDMDATSLRAAQQQAAQNVGLSVYFSDTLHASGSKGPEMAVIPTGWFEIGSPEDEPGHDASEAPQCYVQVTRAYAIGRFTITAEQWEQFAQATGFRSQRELIWPKGREPIVNVRMSDIVQYIAWLNAETGQLYRLPTESEWEYAARAGTQTAFNMGDLATCKEVLFKPNLPMPDQNKKSWSFFPQCAAMRWAMEVGSKPANLWGLHDVHGNVWEITTTPWQPNHLKTPRDAHQIEPHGKNQRIVIKGGSWFDPAVAARSAARWSRLRDELDVNMGFRLVREI; from the coding sequence TTGAGGTGTCTTTTTTTTGGTTGCGAGGATGGGGTGAATGAGGTGGTGATTCAGTCGGGTAATGTTGATGCGGCACATGTCTATGTGCATGACATGGATGCCACGAGTCTGCGTGCTGCTCAACAGCAGGCTGCGCAGAATGTGGGTTTGTCTGTGTATTTCAGTGACACGCTGCATGCCAGTGGTAGCAAGGGGCCGGAGATGGCGGTGATTCCGACTGGCTGGTTTGAAATCGGTTCGCCTGAAGATGAGCCCGGGCATGATGCCAGTGAGGCGCCGCAATGCTACGTGCAAGTGACGCGCGCTTATGCCATCGGGCGCTTTACGATTACGGCTGAGCAGTGGGAGCAATTTGCGCAGGCGACGGGTTTCAGGTCGCAGCGGGAGTTGATCTGGCCAAAAGGCCGTGAGCCGATTGTGAATGTGCGTATGTCCGATATTGTGCAATATATTGCATGGCTGAATGCCGAAACCGGGCAGTTGTATCGCCTGCCTACAGAATCCGAATGGGAATATGCTGCCCGTGCCGGTACCCAGACAGCCTTTAATATGGGTGATCTGGCGACTTGCAAGGAGGTGTTGTTTAAGCCTAATTTGCCTATGCCGGATCAGAATAAGAAGTCGTGGTCATTTTTTCCGCAATGTGCCGCGATGCGCTGGGCCATGGAGGTGGGTAGCAAGCCCGCCAATTTGTGGGGGTTGCACGATGTGCATGGCAATGTTTGGGAAATTACCACAACGCCATGGCAGCCTAATCATTTGAAAACGCCTCGTGATGCCCATCAGATCGAGCCGCATGGCAAGAATCAGCGTATTGTGATCAAGGGTGGCTCGTGGTTTGATCCCGCTGTGGCAGCGCGCAGTGCGGCACGCTGGTCGCGTTTGCGTGATGAGCTGGATGTGAATATGGGTTTCCGTCTGGTGCGTGAAATTTAG